From the Priestia koreensis genome, one window contains:
- a CDS encoding glycosyltransferase: MLITMLSTGTRGDTQPFIALGLELKKKGYRVRIAASKTYRDLVEGYGFEFASLRGDVNEILESGLVKESDSPLKFFTSLNFKNEDLQELMIGGQEDLHKACEGSDAIVYHPGATIGYFVAKEMGIPSILASPFPMTPTKEYPAIIFYDRMRMGKLYNKLTHTIFEKGFWKMASGGVKKYWMRTYGELPKGFSNPYPKQRTDSHPTLVSLSPTVFPVPTDWPHHVHSYGYWFIEETSDYIPPVELANFLKEKPAPLYIGFGSVGDKKNASEATNLVLSGLEKTGMRAVINAGAGMEERNNTKNVLFIKGAPHEWLFPHMAAVIHHGGAGTTAAALRSGVPQIVIPFGNDQYAWGRRMYELGVASQAIPRKKLTTDNLVNAIQDTKNEQIIAKAKELGQIIRSEKGAEKSANLIDRTLKSYYDNKKRG; encoded by the coding sequence ATGTTAATTACTATGCTATCAACGGGGACAAGAGGCGATACGCAGCCATTTATCGCCCTAGGATTAGAGCTAAAAAAGAAAGGATATCGCGTCAGGATTGCTGCCTCTAAAACGTATCGTGACCTTGTAGAAGGATACGGGTTTGAATTTGCCTCTCTCAGAGGTGACGTGAACGAAATTTTAGAAAGCGGCTTGGTAAAAGAATCAGACAGCCCGCTCAAGTTTTTTACGAGCCTCAATTTTAAAAATGAAGATCTACAAGAATTAATGATCGGCGGTCAGGAAGACCTTCACAAAGCTTGCGAAGGATCTGATGCGATTGTGTATCATCCAGGTGCTACCATTGGCTATTTTGTCGCAAAAGAAATGGGAATCCCAAGCATACTTGCTTCTCCTTTTCCAATGACGCCGACGAAGGAATATCCCGCTATCATTTTTTATGATCGGATGAGAATGGGGAAGCTATACAACAAGCTCACTCATACCATTTTTGAAAAAGGCTTTTGGAAAATGGCTAGTGGTGGTGTAAAAAAATATTGGATGCGAACATACGGTGAATTACCAAAAGGGTTCTCAAATCCTTATCCAAAACAACGGACTGATAGCCATCCAACGCTCGTTTCGCTGAGCCCAACCGTATTTCCTGTACCCACAGATTGGCCTCATCACGTCCATTCATATGGATATTGGTTTATTGAAGAAACGAGTGATTATATTCCACCAGTAGAATTAGCGAATTTTCTAAAAGAAAAACCCGCTCCTTTATATATTGGCTTTGGAAGCGTTGGTGATAAAAAGAATGCTTCGGAGGCTACGAATCTCGTATTGAGCGGGCTAGAAAAAACAGGCATGCGAGCGGTTATTAACGCTGGAGCAGGGATGGAGGAGCGAAACAATACTAAAAATGTGCTATTTATTAAGGGAGCTCCTCACGAGTGGCTTTTCCCTCATATGGCCGCTGTTATTCATCACGGGGGTGCGGGAACAACGGCAGCCGCATTGCGTTCAGGTGTTCCCCAAATCGTGATTCCTTTCGGTAACGACCAATATGCATGGGGACGAAGAATGTATGAACTTGGCGTCGCTTCACAAGCTATTCCACGTAAAAAGTTAACGACAGATAATTTAGTTAACGCTATTCAGGACACGAAAAACGAACAAATAATAGCGAAAGCAAAAGAGCTAGGGCAAATTATTCGTTCAGAAAAGGGCGCAGAAAAAAGCGCAAACCTAATCGACCGAACGCTAAAATCGTATTATGACAACAAAAAGAGAGGATGA